In the Rhizobium sp. CB3090 genome, one interval contains:
- a CDS encoding NADH-quinone oxidoreductase subunit D, protein MTEHNVRNFNINFGPQHPAAHGVLRLVLELDGEIVERVDPHIGLLHRGTEKLIESKTYLQAVPYFDRLDYVAPMNQEHAFALAVEKLLGIDIPIRGQLIRVLYSEIGRILSHLLNVTTQAMDVGALTPPLWGFEEREKLMVFYERASGSRMHAAYFRPGGVHQDLPEKLVQDIGDWCDPFLKALDDIDELLTGNRIFKQRNVDIGVVSLEDCWAWGFSGVMVRGSGAAWDLRRAQPYECYSDLEFDIPIGKNGDCYDRYLIRMIEMRQSVRIMKQCVNRLLGDAKTGPVSSLDGKVVPPKRGEMKRSMEALIHHFKLYTEGYHVPAGEVYAAVEAPKGEFGVYLVSDGSNKPYRCKIRAPGYAHLQAMDFMCRGHLLADVAAVLGSLDIVFGEVDR, encoded by the coding sequence ATGACAGAACACAACGTTCGCAACTTCAACATCAATTTCGGTCCGCAGCACCCGGCCGCGCACGGCGTTTTGCGTCTTGTCCTTGAATTGGACGGCGAAATTGTGGAACGCGTCGATCCGCATATCGGCCTGCTGCATCGCGGCACGGAAAAGCTGATCGAATCGAAGACCTATCTGCAGGCCGTTCCTTATTTCGATCGCCTCGATTACGTGGCGCCGATGAACCAGGAACATGCCTTTGCGCTGGCGGTCGAAAAGCTGCTCGGCATCGACATTCCGATCCGCGGTCAGTTGATCCGCGTGCTCTACTCCGAAATCGGCCGCATCCTTTCGCATCTGCTGAACGTCACGACGCAGGCCATGGACGTCGGCGCGCTGACGCCGCCGCTCTGGGGCTTCGAAGAGCGCGAAAAGCTGATGGTGTTTTATGAACGCGCCTCCGGCTCGCGCATGCATGCGGCCTATTTCCGTCCGGGCGGCGTTCACCAGGACCTGCCGGAAAAGCTGGTGCAGGACATTGGCGACTGGTGCGATCCTTTCCTGAAGGCACTCGACGATATCGACGAACTGCTCACCGGCAACCGCATCTTCAAGCAGCGCAACGTCGATATCGGCGTTGTGTCGCTGGAAGACTGTTGGGCCTGGGGCTTCTCGGGCGTCATGGTCCGCGGCTCCGGTGCCGCCTGGGACCTGCGTCGCGCGCAGCCCTATGAGTGCTATTCCGATCTCGAATTCGACATTCCGATCGGCAAGAACGGCGACTGCTACGATCGTTACCTGATCCGCATGATCGAGATGCGCCAGTCAGTCCGCATCATGAAGCAGTGCGTAAATCGCCTGCTCGGCGATGCCAAGACCGGCCCGGTTTCTTCTCTCGACGGTAAGGTCGTGCCGCCGAAGCGTGGTGAGATGAAGCGCTCGATGGAAGCGTTGATCCACCACTTCAAGCTCTATACCGAAGGTTATCACGTGCCGGCCGGCGAGGTTTATGCCGCCGTCGAAGCGCCGAAGGGCGAGTTCGGCGTCTACCTCGTCTCCGACGGGTCGAACAAGCCGTATCGCTGCAAGATTCGCGCTCCGGGCTATGCGCATCTGCAGGCCATGGATTTCATGTGCCGCGGCCATCTGCTTGCCGACGTCGCGGCCGTGCTCGGTTCGCTCGACATCGTGTTCGGTGAGGTGGATCGCTGA
- the nuoF gene encoding NADH-quinone oxidoreductase subunit NuoF: MLQDQDRIFTNIYGLKDKSLKGAMSRGHWDGTKQILEKGRDWIVNEMKASGLRGRGGAGFPTGLKWSFMPKESDGRPHYLVVNADESEPGTCKDRDIMRHDPHTLIEGCVIAGFAMGANTAYIYVRGEYMREREALQAAIDECYDAGLLGKNNKLGWDFDVFVHHGAGAYICGEETALLESLEGKKGQPRLKPPFPANMGLYGCPTTVNNVESIAVAPTILRRGAGWFSSFGRPNNVGTKLFMLSGHVNRPCTVEESMGITFRELVEKHGGGIRGGWDNLLAVIPGGASCPVVPAADIIDCPMDFDGLREVKSSFGTAAAIVMDKSTDIIKAIARISAFFKHESCGQCTPCREGTGWMWRVLERMARGNAQKREIDMLFQVTKQIEGHTICALGDAAAWPVQGLIRNFRPEIEKRIDQYTANATSHGAVLEAAE; encoded by the coding sequence ATGTTACAGGATCAGGATCGCATCTTTACCAATATCTACGGTCTCAAGGACAAATCCCTGAAAGGCGCGATGAGCCGCGGCCACTGGGACGGCACCAAGCAGATCCTCGAAAAGGGCCGGGATTGGATCGTCAACGAGATGAAGGCATCGGGTCTGCGCGGCCGCGGCGGCGCAGGCTTTCCGACGGGCCTCAAATGGTCCTTCATGCCGAAGGAAAGCGACGGCCGCCCGCACTATCTCGTCGTCAATGCCGACGAGTCCGAACCTGGCACCTGCAAGGACCGCGACATCATGCGCCACGATCCGCATACGCTGATCGAAGGCTGCGTTATCGCTGGTTTCGCCATGGGTGCGAATACGGCCTATATCTATGTTCGCGGCGAATACATGCGCGAGCGCGAAGCTTTGCAGGCCGCGATCGACGAGTGCTACGATGCCGGACTTCTCGGCAAAAACAACAAACTCGGCTGGGATTTTGATGTTTTTGTTCATCACGGCGCCGGCGCTTATATCTGCGGCGAAGAAACCGCGTTGCTCGAGAGCCTGGAAGGCAAGAAGGGCCAGCCGCGCCTGAAGCCGCCGTTCCCGGCCAACATGGGTCTTTATGGCTGCCCGACGACTGTCAACAACGTCGAGTCGATCGCCGTTGCCCCGACGATCCTGCGTCGCGGCGCCGGCTGGTTCTCGTCCTTCGGCCGTCCGAATAACGTCGGCACGAAGCTGTTCATGCTGTCCGGTCACGTCAATCGTCCCTGCACGGTCGAAGAATCGATGGGCATCACCTTCCGCGAACTGGTCGAGAAGCACGGCGGCGGCATTCGTGGCGGCTGGGACAATCTGCTTGCCGTCATTCCCGGCGGCGCGTCGTGCCCGGTCGTTCCGGCGGCCGACATCATCGATTGTCCGATGGATTTCGACGGTCTGCGCGAAGTCAAGTCGTCCTTCGGTACGGCGGCTGCGATCGTCATGGACAAGTCGACCGACATCATCAAGGCGATTGCCCGCATCTCCGCCTTCTTCAAGCATGAAAGCTGCGGCCAGTGCACGCCATGCCGCGAAGGTACCGGCTGGATGTGGCGCGTGCTGGAGCGCATGGCGCGGGGCAATGCGCAGAAGCGGGAAATCGACATGCTGTTCCAGGTGACGAAGCAGATCGAAGGCCATACCATCTGTGCGCTCGGCGACGCCGCCGCATGGCCGGTACAGGGTCTGATCCGCAACTTCCGTCCGGAAATCGAAAAGCGCATTGACCAATACACGGCCAATGCCACGAGCCACGGCGCGGTGTTGGAAGCGGCCGAGTAA
- a CDS encoding 5' DNA nuclease, with product MAKTADTRQNSGAADASADLGRIAADMLRNSPVLSINPLMAHPAAAFAAATAIGFGFSSQMAGAFFGALQGAVEATNKLAGSLDEKNNDAVEEELPTKGDGVREATPVKASPAVKPVKATPAEVKKVEPKPAAVKAEPVKTPAKARAKVKVVAAEPVAAKPSTAPARSRKAAAKTDDLKRISGVGPKLEQVLNGRGILRFADIAAWNEADVERIDAELGCDGRIRRDDWVGQARALQPKGRS from the coding sequence ATGGCGAAGACCGCGGATACAAGGCAGAACAGCGGAGCGGCCGATGCATCGGCCGATCTCGGCCGTATCGCTGCGGATATGCTGCGGAATTCGCCGGTCTTGTCGATCAATCCGCTAATGGCACATCCGGCTGCTGCATTTGCGGCGGCGACTGCGATTGGGTTCGGGTTCTCGTCGCAAATGGCCGGTGCCTTCTTCGGCGCGCTGCAAGGCGCAGTCGAGGCGACGAACAAGCTTGCCGGGTCGCTGGACGAGAAGAACAATGACGCTGTTGAGGAAGAGCTGCCGACAAAGGGCGATGGGGTACGCGAGGCGACGCCGGTGAAGGCATCGCCTGCTGTCAAGCCGGTTAAAGCGACCCCGGCAGAGGTGAAGAAGGTCGAGCCGAAACCTGCCGCAGTGAAAGCGGAGCCGGTAAAGACGCCTGCCAAAGCGCGTGCCAAGGTCAAGGTCGTTGCCGCGGAGCCGGTTGCGGCAAAGCCGAGCACGGCGCCTGCGCGCAGCCGCAAAGCTGCTGCGAAGACCGATGACCTGAAGCGAATTTCGGGCGTCGGTCCGAAGTTGGAGCAGGTTCTGAACGGACGCGGCATTCTGCGCTTTGCCGATATCGCCGCCTGGAACGAGGCAGATGTCGAGCGGATCGATGCGGAACTCGGTTGCGACGGCCGTATCCGACGCGACGATTGGGTTGGCCAGGCGAGGGCGCTGCAGCCGAAAGGCCGGAGTTGA
- the nuoG gene encoding NADH-quinone oxidoreductase subunit NuoG produces MAKLKIDGKEIEVPDHYTLIQACEEAGAEVPRFCFHERLSVAGNCRMCLVEVKGGPPKPQASCAMGVRDIRGGPNGELPEVFTNTPMVKKAREGVMEFLLINHPLDCPICDQGGECDLQDQAMAFGIDSSRYQEDKRAVEDKYIGPLVKTVMNRCIHCTRCVRFTTEVAGISELGLIGRGEDAEITTYLEQAMTSELQGNVVDLCPVGALTSKPFAFTARPWELNKTESIDVMDALGSAIRVDTRGREVMRILPRVNEQINEEWISDKTRFIWDGLKTQRLDKPYVRKDGRLQAATWSDAFAAIKSAVAATSGDKIGAIAGDLASVEEMYALSELLKSLGSENLDCRQDGTALDPSLGRASYIFNPTIEGIEAADALLIIGAVPRFEAAVLNSRIRKRWRKGKFPIGVIGEHADLRYSYDYLGAGPDTLADVVSGSHAFADVLKNAQKPMIIIGQGALIREDGAEVLANAAKLAAAVGVVKDGWNGFAVLHAAASRVGGLDLGFVPGAKGVNAAAMLSSMDVLFLLGADELDFTRKGAKFTVYIGSHGDNGAHNADVILPAATYTEKSGTWVNTEGRVQMGNRAGFAPGDAREDWAIIRALSDVLGKRLPFDSLRELRSKLYAAFPHFAGIDEIAEGDSAQIVALAKKAGAMGKSGFASPIKDFYLTNPIARASAVMAECSALARNNFQAAAE; encoded by the coding sequence ATGGCAAAACTGAAGATTGACGGTAAAGAGATCGAAGTTCCGGATCACTACACGCTTATCCAGGCGTGCGAGGAAGCCGGCGCCGAAGTCCCGCGCTTCTGCTTCCATGAACGACTGTCGGTGGCCGGCAATTGCCGTATGTGCCTCGTCGAGGTGAAGGGCGGTCCGCCGAAGCCGCAGGCTTCTTGCGCAATGGGCGTGCGCGACATCCGCGGCGGCCCGAACGGTGAGCTTCCGGAAGTTTTCACCAACACGCCGATGGTCAAGAAGGCCCGCGAAGGCGTGATGGAATTCCTGCTGATCAATCATCCGCTGGATTGCCCGATCTGCGACCAGGGCGGCGAATGCGACTTGCAAGACCAGGCCATGGCCTTCGGCATCGATAGTTCGCGCTATCAGGAAGACAAGCGCGCCGTCGAAGACAAATATATCGGCCCGCTCGTCAAGACCGTGATGAACCGCTGCATCCACTGCACGCGCTGCGTCCGCTTCACGACGGAAGTCGCCGGCATTTCCGAACTCGGCCTGATCGGCCGCGGTGAAGATGCTGAAATCACCACCTATCTCGAGCAGGCGATGACCTCCGAGTTGCAGGGCAATGTCGTCGACCTTTGCCCGGTCGGCGCGCTCACCTCGAAGCCCTTCGCCTTCACGGCCCGTCCGTGGGAACTGAATAAAACCGAATCGATCGACGTCATGGACGCTCTCGGCTCGGCCATCCGCGTCGACACCCGCGGCCGCGAAGTCATGCGTATCCTGCCGCGCGTCAACGAGCAGATCAACGAAGAGTGGATCTCCGACAAGACCCGCTTCATCTGGGACGGCCTGAAGACGCAGCGCCTGGACAAGCCCTATGTCCGCAAGGACGGCCGCCTGCAGGCCGCGACCTGGAGCGATGCCTTTGCCGCCATCAAGTCCGCAGTTGCCGCGACCAGTGGCGACAAGATCGGCGCGATTGCCGGCGATCTCGCTTCCGTCGAGGAAATGTACGCGCTCTCGGAGCTGCTGAAATCGCTGGGATCGGAAAATCTCGACTGTCGCCAGGACGGGACGGCGCTTGATCCGTCGCTTGGCCGCGCAAGCTACATCTTCAATCCCACCATCGAGGGCATCGAAGCTGCCGATGCGCTGCTGATCATCGGTGCTGTGCCGCGTTTCGAAGCGGCCGTGTTGAATTCGCGCATCCGCAAGCGCTGGCGCAAGGGCAAGTTCCCGATCGGCGTGATCGGCGAACATGCCGACCTGCGTTACTCCTACGACTATCTCGGCGCCGGTCCGGATACGCTGGCCGATGTCGTCAGCGGGTCTCACGCCTTCGCCGACGTTCTGAAGAATGCGCAAAAGCCGATGATCATCATCGGCCAGGGCGCGCTCATTCGCGAAGACGGCGCTGAAGTGCTGGCGAATGCCGCCAAGCTCGCTGCCGCTGTCGGTGTCGTGAAGGACGGCTGGAACGGCTTTGCCGTGCTGCATGCGGCAGCTTCCCGCGTCGGCGGCCTCGATCTCGGCTTCGTACCGGGCGCAAAGGGCGTCAATGCTGCGGCGATGCTGTCCTCGATGGACGTTCTGTTCCTGCTGGGCGCCGATGAACTCGACTTCACCCGCAAAGGCGCGAAGTTCACCGTCTACATCGGGTCGCACGGCGACAACGGCGCGCACAATGCCGACGTCATTCTTCCGGCCGCCACCTACACCGAAAAGTCGGGCACCTGGGTCAATACCGAAGGCCGCGTTCAGATGGGCAATCGCGCCGGTTTCGCGCCGGGTGACGCCCGCGAGGACTGGGCCATCATCCGTGCCCTTTCCGATGTGCTCGGCAAGAGGCTTCCCTTTGATTCGCTGAGAGAATTGCGCTCCAAGCTCTATGCCGCGTTCCCGCATTTCGCCGGCATCGACGAGATCGCAGAAGGCGATAGCGCCCAAATTGTCGCACTCGCGAAAAAAGCCGGCGCGATGGGCAAATCCGGGTTTGCTTCGCCGATCAAAGACTTCTATTTGACGAACCCGATAGCGCGTGCCTCTGCCGTCATGGCCGAGTGCTCGGCATTGGCCCGCAACAATTTCCAGGCTGCGGCAGAGTAA
- the nuoH gene encoding NADH-quinone oxidoreductase subunit NuoH: MDSFVSTYLWPALIIIGQSLLLLVCLLIFIAYILLADRKIWAAVQLRRGPNVVGPFGLFQSFADLLKFMVKEPIIPAGANKTVFLLAPLVSVVLALSTWAVVPVAHGWVIADINVGILYILAISSLEVYGIIMGGWASNSKYPFLGALRSAAQMVSYEVSIGFVIVTVLLCVGSLNLTDIVMSQQTGLGTKLGLPNSFLDWHWLSLFPMFIVFFISALAETNRPPFDLPEAESELVAGFMVEYGSSPYMMFMLGEYAAVVLMCSLTTILFLGGWLPPVDIWILNWVPGIIWFLLKSCLVFFMFAMVKAFVPRYRYDQLMRLGWKVFLPLSLAMVIIVAFVLKLTGWA, translated from the coding sequence ATGGATTCATTCGTTTCGACCTATCTTTGGCCGGCGCTGATTATCATCGGTCAGTCCCTGCTGCTCCTGGTCTGCCTGCTGATCTTCATCGCTTATATCCTTCTTGCCGACCGCAAGATCTGGGCGGCGGTTCAGTTGCGCCGCGGCCCGAACGTCGTCGGTCCCTTCGGCCTGTTCCAGTCCTTCGCCGACCTGCTGAAGTTCATGGTCAAGGAGCCGATCATTCCGGCCGGCGCCAACAAGACCGTCTTCCTGCTGGCCCCGCTCGTCTCGGTGGTCCTGGCGCTCTCCACCTGGGCCGTCGTGCCAGTGGCGCATGGCTGGGTCATCGCTGACATCAATGTTGGCATTCTCTACATTCTGGCGATTTCTTCGCTCGAAGTGTACGGCATCATCATGGGCGGCTGGGCTTCGAACTCGAAGTATCCGTTCCTCGGGGCGCTGCGTTCCGCAGCGCAGATGGTGTCCTACGAAGTCTCGATCGGTTTCGTCATCGTTACCGTGCTGCTCTGCGTCGGCTCGCTGAACCTGACCGATATCGTCATGTCGCAGCAGACCGGCCTCGGCACCAAGCTCGGCCTGCCGAACTCGTTCCTCGACTGGCACTGGCTGTCGCTGTTCCCGATGTTCATCGTGTTCTTCATTTCGGCGCTCGCTGAAACGAATCGTCCGCCATTCGACCTTCCGGAAGCGGAATCGGAACTGGTTGCCGGCTTCATGGTCGAATACGGTTCCTCGCCGTATATGATGTTCATGCTCGGCGAATATGCCGCCGTCGTTCTGATGTGCTCGCTGACCACGATACTTTTCCTCGGCGGCTGGCTGCCGCCGGTCGATATCTGGATCCTCAACTGGGTCCCGGGCATCATCTGGTTCCTGCTGAAGTCGTGCCTCGTCTTCTTCATGTTCGCGATGGTCAAGGCGTTCGTGCCGCGCTACCGCTACGACCAGCTCATGCGTCTCGGCTGGAAGGTGTTCCTGCCGCTGTCGCTTGCCATGGTCATTATCGTTGCATTCGTGCTGAAGCTGACGGGATGGGCATGA
- the nuoI gene encoding NADH-quinone oxidoreductase subunit NuoI: protein MAGFSNAVSSLFLKEFVGAFFLSMRYFFKQKATINYPFEKGPVSPRFRGEHALRRYPNGEERCIACKLCEAICPAQAITIEAGPRRNDGTRRTVRYDIDMVKCIYCGFCQEACPVDAIVEGPNFEFATETREELYFDKARLLENGDRWEREIARNIAMDSPYR, encoded by the coding sequence ATGGCCGGATTTTCCAACGCCGTCAGCTCGCTGTTCCTCAAGGAATTCGTCGGAGCATTCTTTTTGTCGATGCGCTATTTCTTCAAGCAGAAGGCGACGATCAATTATCCCTTCGAAAAGGGGCCGGTCAGCCCGCGCTTCCGCGGCGAACATGCGCTGCGCCGTTATCCGAACGGTGAAGAGCGTTGCATCGCCTGCAAGCTTTGCGAAGCCATCTGTCCCGCTCAGGCCATCACCATCGAAGCCGGGCCGCGCCGCAACGACGGCACCCGCCGCACGGTACGTTACGACATCGATATGGTGAAGTGCATCTATTGCGGCTTCTGCCAGGAGGCTTGCCCGGTCGACGCTATTGTCGAAGGGCCGAACTTCGAATTCGCCACCGAGACCCGCGAAGAACTTTATTTCGACAAAGCGCGGCTTCTGGAAAATGGCGACCGCTGGGAACGCGAAATCGCGCGCAACATCGCGATGGACTCGCCGTACCGCTGA
- a CDS encoding NADH-quinone oxidoreductase subunit J: MGLQALFFYIFAFVAVASAFMVISARNPVHSVLFLILVFFNAAGLFLLMGAEFLAMILLVVYVGAVAVLFLFVVMMLDIDFSELRAGILEYAPIGALIGIILAAELIVVIGGSVISPVVAKSVAMPIPAITTRTNTAALGDVLYTNYVYFFEIAGLVLLVAMIGAIVLTLRHRTHVRRQSIPQQVARTPATAVEVVKVKPGQGV; the protein is encoded by the coding sequence ATGGGTCTGCAGGCTCTTTTTTTCTATATCTTCGCCTTTGTCGCGGTGGCGTCGGCGTTCATGGTTATCTCGGCGCGGAATCCGGTCCATTCGGTCCTGTTCCTCATCCTGGTCTTCTTTAATGCCGCCGGCCTCTTCCTCCTGATGGGGGCGGAATTCCTGGCGATGATCCTGCTGGTCGTCTATGTCGGCGCCGTCGCGGTTCTCTTCCTTTTCGTCGTCATGATGCTCGATATCGACTTCTCCGAGCTCAGGGCAGGCATTCTGGAATATGCGCCGATCGGCGCGCTGATCGGGATCATCCTTGCCGCCGAGCTGATCGTCGTCATCGGTGGCAGCGTGATTTCGCCTGTTGTCGCCAAGTCGGTCGCCATGCCGATCCCGGCGATAACGACCCGCACGAACACCGCCGCACTCGGCGACGTGCTCTATACCAACTACGTTTACTTCTTCGAGATCGCCGGTCTTGTGCTTCTGGTCGCGATGATCGGCGCGATCGTGCTGACGCTGCGGCATCGCACTCACGTCCGGCGCCAGAGCATTCCGCAACAGGTCGCCCGCACGCCCGCGACCGCCGTCGAGGTGGTCAAAGTCAAGCCGGGGCAGGGCGTCTAA
- the nuoK gene encoding NADH-quinone oxidoreductase subunit NuoK translates to MVIGLSHYLTVSAILFVLGVFGIFLNRKNVIIILMSIELILLAVNINMVAFSSFLNDIVGQVFALFILTVAAAEAAIGLAILVVFYRNRGSIAVEDVNVMKG, encoded by the coding sequence ATGGTCATCGGACTTTCCCACTACCTGACGGTCAGCGCCATCCTTTTCGTGCTCGGCGTTTTCGGTATCTTCCTGAACCGCAAGAACGTCATCATCATCCTGATGTCGATCGAGCTCATCCTGCTTGCGGTCAACATCAATATGGTCGCCTTCTCGTCGTTCCTCAACGATATCGTCGGCCAGGTCTTCGCTCTGTTCATTCTGACCGTCGCCGCTGCCGAAGCGGCCATCGGTCTTGCAATTCTCGTCGTCTTCTACCGTAACCGCGGTTCCATCGCAGTCGAAGACGTCAACGTGATGAAGGGCTGA
- the nuoL gene encoding NADH-quinone oxidoreductase subunit L yields the protein MFLYKAIVFLPLIGAIIAGLFGRGIGAKASEYVTSGLMIIAAVLSWIVFFTVALGHTDGPIKVEVLRWIQSGGIDVSWTLRIDTLTSVMLIVVNTVSTLVHVYSIGYMHHDPHRPRFFAYLSLFTFAMLMLVTSDNLAQMFFGWEGVGLASYLLIGFWFKKPSASAAAIKAFIVNRVGDFGFVLGIAGVFVLFGSINFDVIFGNAQSFAAGQGGQPGDIVLNLFGMHLDRAHALTGVCLLLFMGAMGKSAQFLLHTWLPDAMEGPTPVSALIHAATMVTAGVFLVARMSPIFELSPDALTFVTVIGAITAFFAATVGLVQNDIKRVIAYSTCSQLGYMFVALGVGAYGAAIFHLFTHAFFKALLFLGAGSVIHAVDGEQDMRHMGGLYPHINKTFWMMFVGTVAITGVGIPFTHIGFAGFISKDAIIEAAYASHSTVAGFAFTLLVIAALFTSFYSWRLMFMTFFGKPRASHEVMHHVHESPNVMLIPLYLLGLGALIAGMVFRSDFVGEAYGEFWKTALFTLPTNHIFEEMEHVPAWVSISPFIAMLLGFVLAWYMYIKSPETPKVLARQHRVLYEFLLNKWYFDELYDFLFVRTAKALGRFLWQKGDIGVIDTLGPNGVAARVVDVTNRVVRLQTGYLYHYAFAMLLGIAALVTWMMLGSSL from the coding sequence ATGTTTTTATATAAGGCTATCGTCTTTCTTCCCCTGATCGGCGCAATCATTGCCGGCCTGTTCGGCCGCGGGATCGGTGCCAAGGCTTCGGAATACGTGACCAGCGGCTTGATGATCATCGCCGCGGTTTTGTCCTGGATCGTTTTCTTCACGGTCGCGCTCGGCCACACCGACGGTCCGATCAAGGTGGAAGTGCTGCGCTGGATCCAGTCCGGCGGCATCGACGTCTCTTGGACGCTGCGCATCGATACGCTGACCTCGGTGATGCTGATCGTCGTGAATACGGTTTCAACCTTAGTTCACGTCTATTCGATCGGGTACATGCATCACGATCCGCATCGTCCGCGTTTCTTCGCCTATCTCTCGCTCTTCACCTTCGCCATGCTGATGCTGGTGACATCCGACAACCTCGCCCAGATGTTCTTCGGCTGGGAAGGCGTCGGTCTGGCCTCCTATCTGCTCATCGGTTTCTGGTTCAAGAAGCCTTCGGCGTCCGCGGCTGCGATCAAGGCCTTCATCGTCAACCGCGTCGGCGACTTCGGTTTCGTGCTCGGTATCGCCGGCGTCTTCGTTCTCTTCGGCTCGATCAACTTCGACGTCATCTTCGGCAATGCCCAGAGCTTTGCCGCAGGGCAGGGCGGTCAGCCGGGCGATATCGTGCTCAACCTTTTCGGCATGCATCTTGATCGTGCACATGCGCTGACCGGCGTCTGCCTGCTGCTCTTCATGGGCGCCATGGGTAAGTCGGCACAGTTCCTGCTGCACACCTGGCTGCCGGACGCTATGGAAGGCCCGACCCCGGTGTCGGCGCTCATCCATGCCGCGACCATGGTTACCGCCGGTGTCTTCCTCGTCGCCCGCATGTCGCCGATCTTCGAACTTTCGCCTGACGCCCTGACCTTCGTTACCGTCATCGGTGCGATCACCGCTTTCTTCGCTGCGACGGTCGGTCTGGTGCAGAACGATATCAAGCGCGTCATCGCCTATTCGACCTGTTCGCAGCTCGGTTATATGTTCGTCGCACTCGGCGTCGGCGCTTATGGGGCGGCCATCTTCCACCTGTTCACGCACGCCTTCTTCAAGGCTCTGCTGTTCCTCGGTGCCGGCTCGGTCATTCACGCCGTCGACGGCGAGCAGGACATGCGTCACATGGGCGGTCTTTATCCGCACATCAACAAGACCTTCTGGATGATGTTTGTCGGTACGGTGGCGATCACCGGCGTTGGCATTCCCTTCACGCATATCGGTTTTGCCGGCTTTATTTCGAAGGATGCGATCATCGAGGCTGCCTATGCTTCGCACAGTACAGTCGCTGGTTTCGCGTTTACGCTTCTGGTCATCGCAGCACTGTTCACCAGCTTCTATTCCTGGCGCCTGATGTTCATGACCTTCTTCGGCAAGCCTCGCGCTTCGCACGAGGTCATGCATCACGTGCATGAATCGCCGAACGTCATGCTGATCCCGCTCTATCTGCTGGGCCTTGGGGCTCTCATCGCCGGCATGGTCTTCAGAAGCGATTTCGTTGGCGAGGCCTATGGCGAGTTCTGGAAGACTGCGCTGTTCACATTGCCGACCAACCATATCTTCGAAGAGATGGAACATGTTCCGGCTTGGGTGAGCATCAGCCCGTTCATCGCCATGCTGCTCGGCTTCGTGCTGGCCTGGTACATGTACATCAAGTCGCCGGAGACCCCGAAGGTTCTCGCACGGCAGCATCGCGTTCTCTATGAGTTCCTCTTGAACAAATGGTACTTCGACGAGCTCTATGACTTCCTCTTCGTTCGTACCGCCAAGGCGCTCGGTCGCTTCCTCTGGCAGAAGGGCGATATCGGGGTCATCGATACGCTCGGCCCGAATGGTGTCGCAGCCCGCGTCGTCGATGTCACCAACCGCGTCGTTCGCCTGCAGACCGGTTATCTTTATCACTATGCCTTCGCGATGCTGCTCGGCATTGCGGCCCTCGTTACCTGGATGATGCTCGGGAGTTCCCTCTGA